CCGAAGAGCGCCGACCACTGAGCGCGTCGCCTGGCTCGATTGACTGATTGATCAGTCAGGCGCCACACCACGGGCGATGCGCGAGAGCTCACTGCGTTCATCGGTGCTCACCCGATGAGGGACACCCGAAATGATCCGCTCGAAGTTGGAGAAGGAATCTTTGATCTGCGGACCATTACCCGTAATCACGAACTCGCGGATGCCCTTGTCATGCCAAGAACCACGCATTTTGAACACATTCAGGGCCCGGGCCATCTCACCGCGGATCTCCACGTACTGCAGCATCAGGATCGTGTCGGTGATCGTGGAGATGTGGGAATCGGTGATCGAATGGCTACCCATGAACTCCTCTGAGGTGTTCGTGAAGAAGCCGGCGATCTCCTCCTGCTTGGCGTAACCCGTCACACCGATCACGAACTGGCGGAAGGCGTTGTGGCTGACTCCCCGTGCCAGAGCCGAGAGCGAATCGATCGCCATCCGTGAGGGCTTGAACTGGGTGATCTCCGTCTTGATGATCTGCAGGTGGTCCTCCAGACCAGTGGATTCCGGATAGGCACAAATGATCTTGAGCAAGCCATCCTGCTCCATCTGCTCGAAATCAATGCCCCAGCTAGTGGCGTTGCGCAGCAACTGCGCCCTGGATTCCTCGTAGGCGAACAGGATCGCGCGCTCCTTGTTGCGGCAGGCATCTTCGATGAACTTGGACACCAGCAACGTCTTGCCAGTGCCCGTAGCACCGGTGGCAAGGATGATCGAGTCCTTAAAGAATCCACCGCCGCACATCTCATCAAGGCGCGGCACACCGGAACTCACCCGCACGTTCGATGAACGCTGCGTGAGACGCATGGCTCCCAGCGGGAAGATGCTGATGCCATGGGCGCCCATGGTGAAAGGGAACTCCCCTTTCATGTGCGTAGTGCCGCGTAGCTTGAGAATTTCCACCGTCCGGCGGCGACGTTCGCCCTCCAGAACGTTGCGCAGGATCACCACGTTGTCGGAGACAAATTCCTCAACGCCGTAGCGCGCAATAGGACCGTACTCATCGATGCGTTCGGTGGTCATCACCGTGGTGACGCCAATCTCCTTGAGACGGGCAATCAGGCGGAAGATCTCACGACGCACCACGAAGACGGCGTCGTACTGCTGAAACACCGCAGTGATCGAGTCGATCGCCACCCGCTTCGCCTTGTATTTGCGGATGGCGTAGTTGATCCGCTCAATTAGTCCGGAGAGGTCAAAGCTACCGGCCACATCCTGGCCATCAGGATCGGGCGAGGCATCGAGGATGAACAGCTTGTCCTGCTCAACCATCTCCTGCAGATTCCAACCGAAGCTGGCGGCATTGCGCAGGATGTCGAGCGGTGACTCCTCAAAGGTGACAAAGATCCCCGGCTCATCAAAGTGCTGAATGCCGTTGTGCAAAAAGTGGAGCGAAAAGACTGTTTTTCCTGTCCCGGACGTGCCGCTGATCAGGGTGCTGCGACCGATCGGCAGGCCGCCTTGGCACACATCATCAAAGCCCTCGATCCCAGTCGGGAGCTTTTGAACCTGCATCTGTGGGGAACCACTGGAGCTGGAGATCTGCATAACGGCGACCTTATGGAGCCAAGCTAAAGAGAAAAGATGTGCTGATCTGCGGGTGCACCGTCGGGCTTAAGAATCTGATTCGACTGTGTCGACTTCCTCAAGCGACTCCATCAAGGAAGAGGTGAGGTTGTTGTCGGTGAGCTCGTCGTAGAGCAGATCAAGGCCGATCAACACCCGTTCCCGATCCGAGAGATCGCCGATGATGCGCCGCACCGGAGGTGGAAGAATCTTGGACAGGGTTGGCGTTGCCAGGATCTTGTCCTCCTCTGCCAGCTGCGGATTTTTGAGCACATCGATCACCTTCAGGGCATAAACCCCCTTGAACTCCGTTTCGAGGATGTTGCGCAGGGTTTTGAGCGCCCGCATGGAGTTGGGGGTGTTCCCTGCGACGTAGAGCTTGAGGATGTAGGTCTTGCGTGGGCTCATGGGGACACCTCCGGATCGTTGAGAACGCGACGTTCCCGGGCAGCGGGCGTCAGGGAGACCTCAGCGGGAATCGAACGTCGATACATCTCGCAGAGGTGAGCCATGACATCGAGCAACGCGAGGCGATAGTCCTGAAGGAAATCGTTCTTATGCCCCTCAAGTCTGAGTTGCTTCCAGAAGTCGTCAATCAGATTCATGTGGATCTCCACAGCGCGGGTGATCGGCAAGTCACCGAAAAAGGCCGTGTTCACAAAGCTTTCCAAGGCCTGGTTGGCAGCAGCCGGATCCCGGAAGTAGCTGATTAGCAGATCCCGATAGGTGCGCTGCAGCGACAGCACCAGATCGCGCTGTTCATCGGGGGGAAGATTGGCGAGAAACCGTGACGGATCTCGCTTGTAAAAAACACCGAGATAACCGAGCCGTTCTTGAAGGCGGCTGGACATCCTCCAGGCGCTGCCATCAATGGCAGGCTTGGAGTTCTGCTCGGCGCCATCCTCCGGTATCACCTCCTTCTGGCCTTGACGCAGAAAGCGTGAGATAGCGGCATCCACGTTGTAACCCAGCTGCTCCAGCTGATCAGCGGGCAGATGCACTTCCTCCGGGTGGCAATCCACCCGCCCCATCCGCTCCCCGACAACCACGGCCGGGAAGAGCAGACCCTCTTCGCCGAGAGATTCACGCGTGGTGTCATCCAGCAAGGACTGTTCGATCACCACTGCATCCACCGCCTCGCGCTGATGCGAAAGCAGCTCCAGCACCTGCTGACCCGATTGCACCTCCCCCAGATCCACTGGGGCATAACGATTCACCGGCAACCACTGACAACAGACATCAACCAGCGCTCTGGTGCGCAGCAGCAAGGCGATCGTGAGTGCCGGACGGGCCATCCACCGCGAAAGGGTCCTGAGTTGAATCTTGACGAAAGGCAGAGCGAAGAACGAAGATCTTTGTTTGTCTTTCGATTGCGGCTCAGGCCGAATCGGCTTGTCCGAGCCTGACCGCGTCTTTTCGTTTCATGGCCGAAACCAGTCCCACCACCTCTGCAGCCCCCGAAACGGGCAGCTACGCCATCGTTGAAGCTTCCGGCCAGCAGTTCTGGCTGCAGCCCAACCGTTATTACGACCTGGACCGCCTCCAGGCCGATGTTGACGCCACGGTGACGCTCGACAACGTTCTCCTCGTGAAGGACGCCAAGGGCACCACTCTGGGCAAGCCTTATGTGAAGGATGCAAGCGTCGAACTGAAGGTGATGGCTCACCGTCGCGGTCCCAAGGTGATCGTTTACAAGATGCGCCCCAAAAAGAAGACCCGTCGCAAGAATGGTCATCGTCAGGAACTGACCCGCGTCATGGTTCAGTCCATCTCTGTCGGCGGCAAGGCCATCAGCTGATCAAGCCAGTTTCAGCTCGCTTCTCACCTCTCCACTTCGTTCCATCTCATGGCTCATAAGAAAGGCACAGGTTCAACCCGAAACGGTCGCGATTCCAATTCCAAGCGCCTGGGCGTCAAGGCCTACGGCGGCGAATCCGTTACCGCCGGTTCCATCCTGATCCGCCAGCGCGGCACCGCCGTGCTGCCCGGCGTCAACGTTGGCCAAGGCAAGGACGACACCCTGTTCGCCCTCACCGATGGCGTGGTCAAGTTCGAGACCATCCGTCGTGGACTGCGCAACCGCAAGCGCATCAACATCACGGCCACGGCCTGATTGACTGCCTGATCGGGCCAGCGCAGCGGCGGCATCAATGTCCGCGCACCGAACGCAGAGCCTGACGGGTGGTAAGTACCAACCCAAGGACAGTGAGCCCCAGGACGACCAACGTCCTGGGGCTTTGTTCATGCAGGGCATGCATGATTTCCAGGGGAAGAGCCAAGGCCAGGACCCCGACTAACAACCACTCACCCCAACGGCGGCCAACCCAGGTAGCCCAGGCGGCCACAAGGATCAACAACGCATAGAAGCCCGACACCACCGCCAGTCGCATCAGGCGGGTGGGCCCCAGCACCGTGCCCTTTTGGGCCATCGCGGACAAGAACTGGCGATCAGCCTGCCCCCAGCTGTCAGCAAAGTCCGAAAGCTGCGCGTAATGGACGTCACCGAACAAGGCCGCCAGGCTGATCAACAACAGCACAAGCGCGAGCAGGACTTTTTTGATCACGATCAAACGGATCAGCCAACGTCCTTGGCCCGCGGATTGGCTCATCGAGGCATCAGACGCCACTGTCCAGCGGACGGTAAGCCCGGGTTGTGATCAAGAGGGGATGGAACACCTCCAGGTAATGGCGCTGCAGGGTGCGGAAGAAGTGGTCTACCAGCTGCGGGTCATCGAAATGGAACGGATACTCGCCGTCATGACCCTTGAAGAAGTACCAGTTCAGCAGGGCTCGGCCATCAGGAGTCAAACGCTGGTGAAACTCCATCAGCTGCGCCGAAGGCTCGGGGAGGTGCTCCAACACATCGAGGCACACGACGGTGTCGAATGACTGATCAGGAACACTGGCGAGATCGCGATGCACCGACACCCGGTCGGACAGACCGAGGCGCGCGGCACGATCCTTCACAAACGCCCGGTTCTGCGGATTGAGATCCACGAACCACACATGACGCACGCTCTCCAGACCGGCCGCCGCTAACGCATGCGTGCCGATGCCGCCGCCGAAGTCGAGCACATTCCCACGGGCGAACTGCTGCTGCAGACGCAAGGTGTCGGCGATGTAATCCGCACTGCTCAGATGCCAGGCCGCAAGCTCGAACAGGTGACCGGTGCCCACCGTGTCTTCGTAGAAATCCTCAGCCCGATCCGGATCAAAGGCACCCGGATGCATCGCAGCGAGGTCTTCTTTGCTCTGCGGAAGCCGCTGGCACACCTCCTCAGCAGTTAAACCCAAATAAGAGGCCAAATGCTCCTTCACCGCAAAACCGCTGGCCAGGAACTCCTCGATGCCCACAGGGGCTGAAGCGTGAACAGGCGGCATGGAGCATCACGGGCGATCTCGCAAACCTACGCGCGAGCCGGTAGCAGCCGAGGGCTAGGTGCCACAGTCAGAGGCCCAGGACCTCTCGCACGTTGACAGCGCCCATCGGCTTCGCCGTGATCGACAAGCCGGCGGGGCTCACCTCCCATGCCTGTGTGGCCCGCATCCGCAGGGTGCTGGGCACCCGCCGCGTCGGCCATGGAGGCACCCTCGATCCGGCCGTGACGGGCGTGCTGCCGATTGCCGTCGGACAAGCCACTCGGCTGCTGCCCTATCTGCCCGGAGACAAGACCTACCGCGGCGTGATCCAGCTCGGAGTGACCACCGGCACCGATGACCTACAGGGAGAGGTGCTGAGCCGCAAGCCGCTGCCGGAGCTGAACCGCATCAGCCTGGAGCAGGCCCTGTCAGCGTTCCGCGGCAGCATCCGTCAACGTCCTCCCCAGGTCTCCGCCGTGCACGTGAATGGGGAAAGGGCCCACGCCCGGGCCCGACGCGGTGAAGTGATGGACCTGCCGGCCCGGACGGTGACCCTGCATCGGCTGGAGCTACTGGACTGGGACCCGGCGCAGGCTCAGCTGGAGGTGGAGGTCCACTGCACAGCGGGCACCTACATCCGATCCCTGGCCAGAGACCTGGGCGACGCGCTCGGTTGCGGTGGCGCCCTCGCCCAGCTCCGGCGCATCCAAGCCCTGGGGTTCAGCGCTGATCAGGCCGTCCCCCTGCCTGAAGCACCCGATGACGTGGGAGCTGGAAACCTGACGCTGCTGCGCCCGGAATTAGCGCTGCCGCACCTGCGGCAGCGGACGCTCAATGCCAGCGAGCAGGAGGACTGGAGCTGTGGCCGCAGGCTCGGAGCTGAACCCCATGAAACGCCGCCAGCCGATCCGGTAGTGGTGCTCAGCGAAGGGGGGCGAATGCTCGGACTGGGACTGCCAGATGGCGACGGTGGACTGAAACCCAAAGTGGTGTTCGAGGCCAGGGGCTGAAGCCAGAAGCCTGGTTAGGTTTCAGACATAGACAGACTTCAGAGCGGCCAATGGCAGGCCACAGCAAATGGTCCCAGATCAAGCGCACCAAGGCCGTGGTGGATGCCAAGCGGGGGGCTGTGTTCACCCGCATCGGACGCGAAATCACAGTGGCCGCACGCCAGGGCAGTGACCCTGAGGGCAACTTTCAACTGCGCACCGCCATTGCCAAAGCCAAAGCAGCCGGCGTGCCGGCGGGGAACATCGAACGCGCCATCGCCAAGGGCTCCGGCCAAAGCGGGGAGGGCATGCAACTGGAAGCGATGCGCTACGAGGGCTATGGCCCCGGTGGCATGGCAGTGCTGGTGGAAGTCCTGAGCGACAACCGCAACCGCACGGCGGCGGAACTGCGTCTGGCCTTCAGCAAGCACGGCGGAAACCTGGGCGAAACCGGTTGCGTCAGCTACCTCTTCCAGCACAGAAGCGAAGTGCTGATCAAAGCCAACGCCTTGGATGAGGACGCTCTACTGGAAGCGCTGATTGAACTGAATGCCGACGGCTACGAGCTCACCCAAGCCGACCAGGCTCTGGTGCACGGCCCTTACGAAGCACTCGAAACGCTGCAGAACGGCCTTCGAACACGAGGCTTTGAGGTGGAGGAATGGGAACACTGCTGGCATCCCCTCACCCAGGTCGCACCCAGCGATCAGCCCACAGCGCAGCAAAGCCTCAAGCTGCTGCAGGCCCTCGAAGACCTGGAAGACGTGAGCAGCGTCAGCGCCAATCTGGACCTGCCTGCAGAGATGCAGCTCCACTGACCAAGCAGCACTTAGGCGGGCACTGCTCAACAAAGCTCTGAAACGACGTGAACAGCAGAACGCATCAAGAGTTTTGATGCGCTTCGCCCGCGAAAGCCTTGCATCGTGCTTACAACCCCGCTCGCGGCGGGGCAGGCGCGTTCATACAGAGTGATGAATGCGTTGTTGATAATCCAAATACTCTCTGACTTGAAGATCAGGCATTGCCATCACCTTTTTGATGAGATCTTGCCTGTAGTTATACAGACCTTTGCATCCTTTCAGTGGTTCAAGCAGCATCTCAACGAGCTGCGCTTTCGCGGTAGTTCCAGTCATCAATGAATTCGTTGGTTGCATAATGCTCAGAGCGATTAACTCGATTTTTTATCGGGAGATTGGGCGCAAAATCAGCAACACCCTTCCTCAATCTCGAACATCATTCCACTCATTCGTCTTAATTTGATAAGCATGACTCTCACTCTTTGACAATGATGAGCCAGCACCCTTTGCAAACAAACTGATCTTGACAGTGAATCCAATGAGAACTGACTGAGGGAAAGACTGTTGAGCCCTTCTTCCCTCAATGACACCTTCTCAGCTCGAACCGGAATGTTCATCACTCATTCGAGTGAAACCGGCTCCTCCTCTGATCCCCCTTTCGAGGGATCGCCTCCATACGTAAGCCGCTCGCCGCCCCGCCTCCCCCAACCTCAAGGTTGAGACAGCCAAGAGAGCCCAAGGGATATCGCCAGA
This region of Synechococcus sp. NOUM97013 genomic DNA includes:
- a CDS encoding circadian clock protein KaiA, translating into MARPALTIALLLRTRALVDVCCQWLPVNRYAPVDLGEVQSGQQVLELLSHQREAVDAVVIEQSLLDDTTRESLGEEGLLFPAVVVGERMGRVDCHPEEVHLPADQLEQLGYNVDAAISRFLRQGQKEVIPEDGAEQNSKPAIDGSAWRMSSRLQERLGYLGVFYKRDPSRFLANLPPDEQRDLVLSLQRTYRDLLISYFRDPAAANQALESFVNTAFFGDLPITRAVEIHMNLIDDFWKQLRLEGHKNDFLQDYRLALLDVMAHLCEMYRRSIPAEVSLTPAARERRVLNDPEVSP
- the truB gene encoding tRNA pseudouridine(55) synthase TruB is translated as MTAPIGFAVIDKPAGLTSHACVARIRRVLGTRRVGHGGTLDPAVTGVLPIAVGQATRLLPYLPGDKTYRGVIQLGVTTGTDDLQGEVLSRKPLPELNRISLEQALSAFRGSIRQRPPQVSAVHVNGERAHARARRGEVMDLPARTVTLHRLELLDWDPAQAQLEVEVHCTAGTYIRSLARDLGDALGCGGALAQLRRIQALGFSADQAVPLPEAPDDVGAGNLTLLRPELALPHLRQRTLNASEQEDWSCGRRLGAEPHETPPADPVVVLSEGGRMLGLGLPDGDGGLKPKVVFEARG
- the kaiC gene encoding circadian clock protein KaiC, with product MQISSSSGSPQMQVQKLPTGIEGFDDVCQGGLPIGRSTLISGTSGTGKTVFSLHFLHNGIQHFDEPGIFVTFEESPLDILRNAASFGWNLQEMVEQDKLFILDASPDPDGQDVAGSFDLSGLIERINYAIRKYKAKRVAIDSITAVFQQYDAVFVVRREIFRLIARLKEIGVTTVMTTERIDEYGPIARYGVEEFVSDNVVILRNVLEGERRRRTVEILKLRGTTHMKGEFPFTMGAHGISIFPLGAMRLTQRSSNVRVSSGVPRLDEMCGGGFFKDSIILATGATGTGKTLLVSKFIEDACRNKERAILFAYEESRAQLLRNATSWGIDFEQMEQDGLLKIICAYPESTGLEDHLQIIKTEITQFKPSRMAIDSLSALARGVSHNAFRQFVIGVTGYAKQEEIAGFFTNTSEEFMGSHSITDSHISTITDTILMLQYVEIRGEMARALNVFKMRGSWHDKGIREFVITGNGPQIKDSFSNFERIISGVPHRVSTDERSELSRIARGVAPD
- the rplU gene encoding 50S ribosomal protein L21 → MAETSPTTSAAPETGSYAIVEASGQQFWLQPNRYYDLDRLQADVDATVTLDNVLLVKDAKGTTLGKPYVKDASVELKVMAHRRGPKVIVYKMRPKKKTRRKNGHRQELTRVMVQSISVGGKAIS
- a CDS encoding bifunctional 2-polyprenyl-6-hydroxyphenol methylase/3-demethylubiquinol 3-O-methyltransferase UbiG — its product is MPPVHASAPVGIEEFLASGFAVKEHLASYLGLTAEEVCQRLPQSKEDLAAMHPGAFDPDRAEDFYEDTVGTGHLFELAAWHLSSADYIADTLRLQQQFARGNVLDFGGGIGTHALAAAGLESVRHVWFVDLNPQNRAFVKDRAARLGLSDRVSVHRDLASVPDQSFDTVVCLDVLEHLPEPSAQLMEFHQRLTPDGRALLNWYFFKGHDGEYPFHFDDPQLVDHFFRTLQRHYLEVFHPLLITTRAYRPLDSGV
- a CDS encoding DUF2127 domain-containing protein, whose translation is MSQSAGQGRWLIRLIVIKKVLLALVLLLISLAALFGDVHYAQLSDFADSWGQADRQFLSAMAQKGTVLGPTRLMRLAVVSGFYALLILVAAWATWVGRRWGEWLLVGVLALALPLEIMHALHEQSPRTLVVLGLTVLGLVLTTRQALRSVRGH
- the rpmA gene encoding 50S ribosomal protein L27, with the translated sequence MAHKKGTGSTRNGRDSNSKRLGVKAYGGESVTAGSILIRQRGTAVLPGVNVGQGKDDTLFALTDGVVKFETIRRGLRNRKRINITATA
- a CDS encoding YebC/PmpR family DNA-binding transcriptional regulator — translated: MAGHSKWSQIKRTKAVVDAKRGAVFTRIGREITVAARQGSDPEGNFQLRTAIAKAKAAGVPAGNIERAIAKGSGQSGEGMQLEAMRYEGYGPGGMAVLVEVLSDNRNRTAAELRLAFSKHGGNLGETGCVSYLFQHRSEVLIKANALDEDALLEALIELNADGYELTQADQALVHGPYEALETLQNGLRTRGFEVEEWEHCWHPLTQVAPSDQPTAQQSLKLLQALEDLEDVSSVSANLDLPAEMQLH
- the kaiB gene encoding circadian clock protein KaiB, whose amino-acid sequence is MSPRKTYILKLYVAGNTPNSMRALKTLRNILETEFKGVYALKVIDVLKNPQLAEEDKILATPTLSKILPPPVRRIIGDLSDRERVLIGLDLLYDELTDNNLTSSLMESLEEVDTVESDS